In the Nerophis ophidion isolate RoL-2023_Sa linkage group LG01, RoL_Noph_v1.0, whole genome shotgun sequence genome, one interval contains:
- the cfap77 gene encoding cilia- and flagella-associated protein 77 — MALNRAVIFSGSVTSPRLGVVRESMLTNPLLIKARVGQIGSRGLYIPGPDFTCGACSTQGDGGVAEVLSGWRVQSKQQSSAPRKPRTPDFVALNRDAARCGLVTAKQLKEYRAQRAKQDPVPKVQRARTSPHPAIPDITFGISTTRSASPFFDLLSHDYGRRWREDIMKRSRDSERFKRVQQCGSPIETRTTLLRRSMRVPHANTQVQCGSIEDSRTTSVRRSTRLPHSNKQSVHTKVCAALDTFRR; from the exons ATGGCGTTGAATAGA GCCGTCATCTTCAGCGGGAGCGTGACGTCACCCAGATTGGGCGTGGTCAGAGAGTCTATGCTAACCAATCCATTGCTGATCAAG gcacGTGTGGGTCAGATCGGTTCCAGAGGTCTTTATATTCCTGGTCCAGATTTCACTTGTGGAGCCTGCAGTACACAAGGAGATGGGGGCGTGGCTGAAG TCCTGTCGGGGTGGAGGGTCCAGTCCAAACAACAAAGCTCCGCCCCCCGTAAACCGCGCACCCCGGATTTTGTGGCCCTCAACCGGGACGCGGCCCGCTGCGGGCTGGTGACGGCCAAACAACTGAAGGAGTACCGGGCGCAAAGGGCCAAGCAGGACCCGGTCCCCAAAGTCCAGAGGGCGAGAACCTCCCCGCATCCGGCGATCCCCGACATCACCTTTGGAATCTCAACCACCAG GTCGGCGTCTCCATTCTTTGATCTTCTGTCTCACGACTACGGCCGTCGTTGGCGGGAAGACATCATGAAACGGAGTCGTGACAGCGAACGATTTAAGAGG gtgcagCAGTGTGGTTCCCCCATCGAGACAAGGACTACGTTATTGCGGAGGAGCATGCGTGTTCCCCACGCCAACACGCAG GTGCAATGTGGTTCCATTGAAGACTCGAGGACTACTTCAGTGCGAAGGAGCACACGTCTTCCTCATAGCAACAAACAAAGTGTCCACACTAAG GTGTGTGCTGCGCTGGACACGTTCAGGAGGTAG